In Aquabacterium sp. OR-4, the following proteins share a genomic window:
- the cas7g gene encoding type I-G CRISPR-associated RAMP protein Csb1/Cas7g, with amino-acid sequence MSTLTEDVINGWIDPKGPVALVLKQHLVPVEGEGAVFFPPTYADLPQNYNIDKLDDGTKVVTVDSVGAQANRLEPVFGTDPDLAGLVPQVTVEIDGAKSVSILEAGHRLGDAIVRSSGLKDEAQDAFKTFLSEGDATKLAKLGPTSLVFGVWDSRDTQAKLPRLLQSVIRAWDVERLTRSAQYVPAADYSKLEVFSEDEKEKSEGNAKSPLAQRGFVAVPAPGAHGGVVARGPIIRDVTINLIALRRLFAASDSVPLQRYILGLALVAATEPMDGFLRQGCLLVPKLPAAGGWEQVARTGERTALPLDNAQARALARRWADEFGVGPARTVRFGKDLAKADLTEKDGAKPKPAKKKAA; translated from the coding sequence ATGAGCACGCTCACGGAAGATGTCATCAACGGCTGGATCGATCCCAAGGGGCCGGTGGCCCTGGTGCTCAAGCAGCATCTGGTGCCGGTGGAAGGCGAGGGTGCGGTGTTCTTCCCGCCCACCTATGCCGATCTGCCGCAGAACTACAACATCGACAAACTCGACGACGGCACCAAGGTGGTCACCGTCGACAGTGTTGGCGCGCAGGCCAACCGCCTGGAGCCGGTGTTTGGCACCGATCCCGATCTGGCCGGCCTCGTGCCGCAGGTGACGGTGGAGATCGACGGCGCCAAGTCGGTCAGCATCCTGGAAGCCGGCCACCGGTTGGGTGATGCCATCGTGCGGTCCTCCGGATTGAAGGACGAGGCGCAGGATGCCTTCAAGACTTTCCTCAGCGAGGGCGACGCCACCAAGCTGGCCAAGCTGGGGCCGACCTCGCTGGTGTTCGGCGTCTGGGATTCGCGCGACACGCAGGCCAAGCTGCCGCGTCTTTTGCAATCGGTGATCCGCGCCTGGGATGTGGAGCGCCTGACGCGTTCGGCCCAGTACGTTCCGGCAGCCGACTACAGCAAGCTGGAGGTCTTCTCCGAGGATGAGAAGGAGAAGTCCGAGGGCAATGCCAAGAGCCCGCTGGCACAGCGAGGGTTTGTGGCGGTGCCTGCCCCTGGCGCGCATGGCGGCGTCGTGGCCCGCGGCCCCATCATCCGCGATGTCACGATCAATCTGATCGCGTTGCGCCGCTTGTTTGCGGCATCAGACAGCGTGCCGCTGCAGCGCTACATCCTGGGCCTGGCCCTGGTGGCCGCCACCGAACCCATGGATGGCTTCCTGCGCCAGGGCTGCCTGCTGGTGCCCAAGCTGCCGGCCGCCGGCGGCTGGGAGCAGGTGGCCCGCACCGGTGAACGCACAGCGCTGCCGCTGGACAACGCCCAGGCCCGCGCCCTGGCGCGCCGCTGGGCCGACGAGTTCGGCGTAGGTCCGGCGCGCACGGTCAGGTTCGGCAAGGACCTGGCCAAGGCCGATCTGACCGAGAAGGACGGCGCCAAGCCCAAGCCCGCCAAGAAGAAGGCGGCCTGA
- the cas8g2 gene encoding type I-G CRISPR-associated protein Cas8g2, producing the protein MAEASIPVDLFNPGQVFACIGFAEAADVLLGDAQGVFDWSDPAGSVFRLRASGDESPVLRVLRFMDEACAQAVAPAGSANIAAWISSWGSPPEARDRGHGYPFPDPPSPATLVCRLSDGQHCLTLEHWGDATERDNVKFWAGAGGYPGAGLAADALALVQGQSAAAVADPFALCAPQSSSFRLDWRRDYIPIHAGFSLNAHGDIATLGFPLVELLGAIGLSHARPMRPDWRNKLLYGYAVAGRAGGSDTHWLPLSILRACLGMAPLPFPMRHFKMLLDWPGKEGQARSITTVTEENLA; encoded by the coding sequence ATGGCTGAAGCCAGCATCCCGGTGGATCTGTTCAACCCCGGGCAGGTTTTTGCCTGCATCGGCTTTGCCGAAGCGGCGGATGTGCTGCTGGGTGATGCGCAGGGCGTCTTCGACTGGTCCGATCCCGCTGGCAGCGTGTTCAGGCTGCGTGCGAGCGGCGATGAATCTCCGGTGCTCAGGGTGCTGAGGTTCATGGATGAGGCGTGTGCGCAGGCAGTGGCGCCTGCGGGCAGTGCCAACATCGCGGCATGGATCAGCAGTTGGGGAAGCCCACCCGAGGCCAGGGATCGCGGGCATGGCTACCCGTTCCCTGATCCGCCGAGCCCCGCCACGCTGGTATGCCGACTGTCGGACGGCCAGCACTGCCTGACGCTCGAGCATTGGGGCGACGCTACCGAACGGGACAACGTCAAGTTCTGGGCCGGGGCGGGCGGCTATCCAGGTGCCGGTCTGGCGGCCGACGCGCTGGCCCTGGTGCAAGGGCAGTCAGCGGCCGCAGTGGCCGACCCGTTCGCACTGTGTGCGCCGCAAAGCAGCAGCTTCCGACTCGACTGGCGCCGCGACTACATCCCGATCCACGCCGGGTTTTCGCTCAATGCGCATGGCGACATCGCCACCCTGGGCTTCCCGCTGGTGGAGCTTCTGGGCGCCATAGGGTTGAGCCATGCGCGCCCTATGCGGCCCGATTGGCGCAACAAGTTGCTGTACGGCTACGCCGTCGCGGGGCGCGCGGGTGGGTCAGACACGCACTGGCTGCCCCTGTCCATCTTGCGCGCCTGCCTGGGCATGGCACCACTGCCGTTCCCCATGCGGCATTTCAAGATGCTTCTCGATTGGCCCGGCAAGGAAGGCCAGGCCCGTTCCATCACCACTGTCACTGAGGAGAACCTCGCATGA
- the cas3g gene encoding type I-G CRISPR-associated helicase/endonuclease Cas3g produces the protein MHIDRGEQWLSLALSLSSGGAPFPWQLRLLRDLAAGRMPRALDLPTGLGKTSVMAIWLVALALGARLPRRLVYLVDRRAVVDQATEVAVGLRQIVERLPSLREALGLKGPLPISTLRGQHADNRDWLEDPAAPGIVIGTVDMIGSRLLFSGYGVSRKMRPYQAGLLGSDAWLVLDEAHLVPPFERLLDRIASRDDANGRTLTAAGGRGEDIVPAMQLLTLSATGRQRANDETFTLADDDLSHPVVRQRLHAHKRIRLFDAVDAKDLPDTLARHAWELCAQGRTPGRVIVFVDRREHATKLQQALDRLAGKSAPVAELFVGGRRVHEREQAARRLSTLGFLAGAAQVSDRPIFLVATSAAEVGVDLDADHAVCDLVAWERMVQRLGRVNRRGCGDASVIVVPMHSEDAAVQARNQAVLGCVNRLPLTEDGARDGSPAALSGLKADPEAAALIAMASTPALLHPPLTRALVDAWAMTSLERHSGRPEVGPWLRGWPEEIEQPQLRVLWREHLPVDDQGQVFSASAMNLFLDAAGPHLSELLEAELWQVQEWIVARVRRLPSPESHSAVESVDGPPLRLGDVAVVLVGDTDGGGRALTGDAIVAASKRDLERWLRGTTVWVDTRLGGLSADGLLDVGADAAALDVTRVDIAEQVRPVPFRIDRADSSGELEADEGWRTEVSIALNRSDDGEQAWLVVRSLLSQLAGSEEGRSGAQRAQWLSEHQDWAEAAARRLAQDLRLSEPYAEMLATAALVHDEGKQVDRWQRAFHAPAGGRPPYAKTVGRPDVALLDGYRHEFGSLPFAEAHPRVQALPVDLRELCLHLVAAHHGGARPLIRTDGAAEPPSRAVARAREVALRYAALSERWGPWGLAWWEALLRAADQQASRRNDEEGRNHG, from the coding sequence ATGCACATCGATCGTGGCGAGCAGTGGTTGAGCCTGGCGCTCAGCCTGTCATCGGGCGGCGCACCCTTTCCGTGGCAGCTTCGTCTGCTGCGGGATCTGGCGGCCGGCCGCATGCCACGCGCCCTGGACCTGCCCACCGGGTTGGGCAAGACCTCCGTGATGGCGATCTGGCTGGTGGCGCTGGCACTGGGTGCGCGGCTGCCGCGGCGGCTGGTGTATCTGGTTGATCGGCGGGCCGTGGTGGACCAAGCCACCGAGGTGGCCGTGGGTCTGCGACAAATCGTCGAGCGCCTGCCCTCGCTGCGCGAGGCACTGGGGTTGAAGGGGCCGCTGCCCATTTCCACGCTGCGTGGCCAGCATGCCGACAACCGCGACTGGCTGGAAGATCCGGCCGCGCCGGGTATCGTCATCGGCACGGTGGACATGATCGGCTCGCGCCTGTTGTTCAGCGGATATGGCGTTTCGCGCAAGATGCGGCCCTACCAGGCGGGCCTGCTGGGCTCTGACGCCTGGCTGGTGCTGGACGAGGCGCACCTGGTGCCGCCCTTCGAGCGGTTGCTCGACCGCATCGCCTCGCGTGACGACGCCAACGGGCGCACGCTGACCGCGGCAGGCGGGCGCGGTGAGGACATCGTTCCGGCCATGCAACTGCTGACGCTGTCGGCCACAGGGCGGCAGCGCGCCAACGACGAAACCTTCACGCTGGCCGACGACGATCTCAGCCACCCCGTGGTGCGGCAGCGGCTGCACGCGCACAAGCGCATCCGGCTGTTCGATGCCGTTGATGCCAAGGATCTGCCGGACACCCTCGCCCGCCATGCCTGGGAGCTGTGCGCGCAGGGGCGCACGCCGGGCCGCGTGATCGTCTTTGTAGACCGCCGCGAACACGCAACGAAGCTGCAGCAGGCGCTGGACAGGCTGGCAGGAAAGTCTGCGCCAGTGGCAGAGTTGTTTGTCGGTGGGCGCCGGGTGCATGAACGTGAGCAGGCGGCGCGTCGTCTGAGCACGCTGGGCTTCCTGGCGGGTGCTGCGCAAGTGTCCGATCGTCCGATCTTTCTGGTCGCGACATCGGCGGCCGAAGTGGGGGTCGACCTGGACGCTGACCATGCCGTGTGCGATCTGGTGGCCTGGGAGCGCATGGTGCAACGCCTGGGGCGGGTCAATCGCAGAGGCTGCGGCGATGCCTCGGTCATCGTAGTCCCGATGCACTCTGAAGATGCGGCCGTTCAGGCTCGGAACCAGGCCGTTCTGGGTTGCGTGAACCGACTGCCGCTCACCGAAGACGGTGCACGCGATGGCAGCCCCGCCGCCCTGTCAGGCCTGAAGGCCGACCCAGAGGCGGCGGCCTTGATCGCCATGGCCAGCACGCCAGCGCTGCTCCACCCGCCGTTGACCCGGGCTCTGGTCGATGCCTGGGCCATGACCTCTCTCGAGCGGCATTCGGGCCGACCGGAAGTCGGCCCTTGGCTGCGCGGCTGGCCCGAAGAGATCGAGCAACCGCAGTTGCGCGTCCTCTGGCGCGAGCACCTGCCGGTGGACGATCAAGGCCAGGTGTTCTCCGCCAGCGCCATGAACTTGTTTCTCGACGCAGCGGGACCGCACCTGTCCGAGCTCCTGGAGGCTGAACTGTGGCAAGTACAGGAATGGATCGTCGCGCGCGTCAGACGCCTGCCCAGCCCGGAGTCACACAGCGCGGTGGAGAGTGTCGACGGGCCGCCCCTGCGCCTGGGCGATGTGGCCGTGGTGCTCGTAGGCGACACTGACGGCGGTGGGCGGGCGCTGACGGGCGACGCCATCGTGGCCGCCAGCAAGCGTGATCTGGAACGATGGCTGCGCGGTACTACTGTCTGGGTCGACACACGGCTTGGTGGATTGTCTGCCGACGGGCTTTTGGATGTCGGGGCCGACGCTGCGGCTCTCGATGTCACGCGGGTCGACATTGCGGAACAGGTCAGACCGGTACCATTTCGCATCGACCGGGCCGACTCGTCTGGCGAACTGGAGGCAGACGAGGGCTGGCGCACCGAGGTCAGCATTGCGCTCAATCGCAGCGACGATGGTGAACAAGCATGGCTGGTGGTGCGCAGTCTGCTGAGCCAGTTGGCGGGCTCCGAAGAAGGCCGCTCCGGGGCGCAGCGTGCGCAATGGCTCAGCGAACATCAGGATTGGGCTGAGGCGGCAGCGCGCCGCCTGGCGCAGGACCTGCGGCTGTCCGAACCCTACGCCGAGATGCTGGCCACTGCCGCGCTGGTGCATGACGAGGGCAAGCAGGTCGACCGCTGGCAACGCGCGTTTCACGCTCCCGCAGGCGGCCGGCCTCCCTATGCCAAGACGGTAGGGCGCCCCGACGTGGCACTGCTGGACGGCTACCGGCATGAATTCGGCTCGCTGCCGTTCGCCGAGGCGCATCCGCGTGTTCAAGCCCTGCCGGTTGACTTGCGCGAGTTGTGTCTACATCTGGTTGCCGCTCACCACGGCGGCGCGCGCCCGCTGATCCGCACCGATGGCGCGGCTGAGCCGCCCAGCCGTGCCGTGGCACGCGCGCGTGAGGTGGCCTTGCGTTATGCCGCGCTCAGCGAACGCTGGGGGCCGTGGGGCCTGGCGTGGTGGGAGGCGCTGCTGCGGGCGGCCGATCAGCAGGCGTCGCGGCGCAATGACGAGGAGGGCCGAAACCATGGCTGA
- a CDS encoding helix-turn-helix transcriptional regulator codes for MRPEDLQQLLEVSRATVKRDIQYLRDRLDTPVRWCSNRAGWVLDGAVPAAGQQYELPGLWFTAEEIHALLTMQHLLANLDAGGLLGSHIEPLMKRLGQILGSGAPPKSDVARRIRVQTVGARRITLPCFQAAGGALLQRQRMVIRYRGRSRADISEREVSPQRLVHYRDNWYLDAWCHWRQALRSFAVDAIETVNVLERPAIDVPDTELDAVLGAGYGIFAGRDVQWAMLRFSAKRARWVAAERWHHQQRGSWDAQGRWTLTLPYTDPRELVMDILRHVPEVEVIAPEELRDEVVRRLRAGLEGMGLDE; via the coding sequence GTGCGACCTGAAGATCTGCAGCAACTGCTGGAAGTCTCGCGCGCCACCGTCAAGCGCGACATCCAGTACCTGCGCGACCGGCTCGACACGCCGGTGCGCTGGTGCAGCAACCGCGCCGGCTGGGTGCTGGACGGCGCCGTGCCGGCTGCGGGCCAGCAGTACGAGCTGCCGGGCCTTTGGTTCACCGCCGAAGAGATCCACGCCCTGCTGACCATGCAGCACCTGCTGGCCAACCTGGACGCCGGGGGCCTGCTGGGCAGCCACATCGAGCCGCTGATGAAGCGCCTGGGCCAGATCCTGGGCTCTGGCGCGCCGCCCAAATCGGACGTGGCCCGGCGCATCCGCGTGCAGACCGTGGGCGCCCGGCGCATCACCTTGCCCTGCTTTCAGGCCGCAGGGGGCGCACTGCTGCAGCGCCAGCGCATGGTGATCCGCTACCGCGGCCGCAGCCGGGCCGATATCTCTGAGCGCGAAGTCTCGCCACAGCGCCTGGTGCACTACCGCGACAACTGGTACCTGGACGCCTGGTGCCATTGGCGGCAGGCGCTGCGCAGCTTTGCCGTGGACGCCATCGAGACCGTGAATGTGCTGGAGCGCCCCGCCATCGACGTGCCTGACACCGAACTGGACGCCGTGCTGGGCGCCGGCTACGGCATCTTCGCCGGCCGCGATGTGCAGTGGGCGATGCTGCGTTTCAGCGCCAAGCGCGCCCGGTGGGTGGCCGCCGAACGCTGGCACCACCAGCAGCGCGGCAGCTGGGACGCCCAAGGCCGCTGGACGCTCACCCTGCCGTATACCGACCCACGCGAACTGGTGATGGACATCCTGCGCCACGTGCCCGAGGTGGAGGTGATCGCGCCGGAGGAATTGCGCGACGAGGTGGTGCGGCGCCTGCGGGCAGGGCTGGAGGGGATGGGGCTGGATGAATGA
- a CDS encoding Lrp/AsnC family transcriptional regulator, with the protein MSPLSLDRIDAQLLTELQRDARQTVQQLADKVGLSSTPCWKRIKALEEAGAIRAYTVAVDRSRVGLAQCVIAEVNLARHEEAVVQQFERAVADCPQITGCWATTGNADYILQVLVPDVAGYEQFLHRVAFKLPGVTHVRSSVVLKEVKSGAPLPIEAGTTPTSGRGGRR; encoded by the coding sequence ATGAGCCCCTTGTCACTTGACCGCATCGACGCCCAGCTGCTGACCGAGCTGCAGCGCGACGCACGCCAGACCGTGCAGCAGCTGGCCGACAAGGTGGGGCTGTCGTCCACTCCCTGCTGGAAGCGCATCAAGGCGCTGGAAGAGGCCGGCGCCATCCGCGCCTACACCGTGGCGGTGGACCGCAGCCGCGTGGGCCTGGCGCAGTGCGTGATCGCCGAGGTCAACCTGGCGCGGCACGAGGAGGCCGTGGTGCAGCAGTTCGAGCGCGCGGTGGCCGACTGCCCGCAAATCACCGGCTGCTGGGCCACCACCGGCAATGCTGACTACATCCTGCAGGTGCTGGTGCCCGACGTGGCCGGCTACGAGCAGTTTCTGCACCGCGTGGCCTTCAAGCTGCCGGGCGTGACCCATGTGCGCTCGAGCGTGGTGCTCAAGGAAGTCAAGTCCGGCGCGCCGCTGCCGATCGAGGCCGGCACCACCCCGACCTCGGGCAGGGGCGGCCGGCGCTGA
- a CDS encoding ROK family transcriptional regulator, which produces MATEATGNQQLLKVINRMALVRLLCAQPGLSRADLATAAGLTKSTVSGLTRELIAEGWLEEREVVATGDLGRRPTPLFVDRSRLLLLGAEVGIGSLRVVATTLTGEVVARVGTGFDLQRGAPACIAGLTTAMLKVRRQLAAGQQVIGIGVGLPGGVDESSGTLTFAPNLGWRDVAIGGLLRARLQGSALAEVPLFVQNEADVAALGELEFQPAPAPDPLLYVSINQGVGAGVVVGDRLLTGRHGFAGEVGHMVLQVNGPRCSCGRRGCAEALIGTRALVPESSPDDATGSTTLAEVQRRLQAQDPATLRSVRWAGTYLGVLLQNLASAYDPGCIVLGGAVVELGEPFLQPALDTLNDYAAAANLAPPVVQTARFGADAVAVGAAALARYKLTRPLIPTTSSGKALAEGDGALP; this is translated from the coding sequence TTGGCCACTGAAGCCACCGGCAACCAGCAGTTGCTGAAGGTCATCAACCGCATGGCCCTGGTGCGCCTGCTGTGCGCGCAGCCGGGCCTGTCGCGGGCCGATCTGGCCACCGCGGCCGGGCTCACCAAGTCCACGGTCAGCGGCCTGACCCGCGAGCTGATCGCCGAGGGCTGGCTCGAGGAGCGCGAGGTGGTGGCCACCGGCGACCTGGGCCGCCGCCCCACGCCGCTGTTTGTTGACCGCTCGCGCCTGCTGCTGCTGGGCGCCGAGGTGGGCATCGGCTCGCTGCGCGTGGTGGCCACCACGCTCACCGGCGAGGTGGTGGCGCGCGTGGGCACCGGCTTTGATCTGCAGCGCGGTGCGCCGGCCTGCATTGCCGGGCTCACCACCGCGATGCTCAAGGTGCGGCGCCAGCTGGCCGCCGGCCAGCAGGTGATCGGCATCGGCGTGGGCCTGCCCGGTGGGGTGGACGAGAGCAGCGGCACCCTCACCTTCGCGCCCAATCTGGGCTGGCGCGATGTGGCCATCGGCGGCCTGCTGCGGGCGCGCCTGCAGGGCAGCGCGCTGGCCGAGGTGCCGCTGTTCGTGCAGAACGAGGCCGATGTGGCCGCGCTCGGCGAGCTCGAGTTCCAGCCGGCGCCGGCGCCCGATCCGCTGCTCTACGTCAGCATCAACCAGGGCGTGGGCGCCGGTGTGGTGGTGGGCGACCGCCTGCTCACCGGCCGCCACGGCTTTGCCGGCGAGGTGGGCCACATGGTGCTGCAGGTCAACGGCCCGCGCTGCTCGTGTGGCCGCCGCGGCTGCGCCGAAGCCCTGATCGGCACGCGTGCGCTGGTGCCCGAGTCGAGCCCCGACGACGCCACCGGCAGCACCACGCTGGCCGAGGTGCAGCGCCGCCTGCAGGCGCAAGACCCCGCCACGCTGCGCAGCGTGCGCTGGGCCGGCACCTACCTGGGCGTGCTGCTGCAGAACCTGGCCAGCGCCTACGACCCCGGCTGCATCGTGCTGGGCGGGGCGGTGGTCGAGCTGGGCGAGCCCTTTCTCCAACCCGCACTCGACACCTTGAACGACTACGCCGCCGCCGCCAACCTGGCCCCTCCCGTGGTGCAGACCGCCCGTTTTGGCGCCGATGCCGTGGCCGTGGGTGCCGCTGCACTGGCGCGTTACAAGCTCACCCGTCCGCTGATCCCCACCACCTCCAGCGGCAAGGCGCTGGCCGAGGGCGACGGAGCTTTGCCATGA
- the xylB gene encoding xylulokinase, with amino-acid sequence MSAPAAERCYLGIDLGTSELKLLLLDDQGRILGQAGEPLTVSRPQPLWSEHSPDDWWQATERAAARLRAGHPQAWAAIRAIGLSGQMHGAVLMDADDQVLRPAILWNDGRSHAECAELEQRVPALHDVAGNLAMPGFTAPKLLWLRKHEPALFARVRSVLLPKDWLRWRLSGDKVSEPSDAAGTLWLDVAARDWSDGLLAACGLSRTQLPRLVESNEASARLAAPLARAWGLGDTVTIAGGAGDNAASAIGIGAVAPGDGFISLGTSGVLFVVNDRYRPNPQSAVHAFCHALPQRWHQMSVMLSAASCLSWFVRLSGAADEATLLAEVAELPPEALDAAPTFLPYLAGERTPHNDPFASGLFFGLTHQSSRALCAYAVLEGVAFGLADGLAALQRAGTEVSQLSLVGGGARSPLWAQLIADALQVDIVRHDGSEAGGALGAARLGWLADGGDLARVCTRPPELARHRPDSARHARLQPRLQRFRELYQRLQPLTCPIPRH; translated from the coding sequence ATGAGCGCCCCAGCCGCCGAGCGCTGCTACCTGGGCATCGACCTGGGCACCTCCGAGCTCAAGCTGCTGCTGCTGGACGACCAGGGCCGCATCCTGGGCCAGGCGGGCGAGCCGCTGACGGTGTCGCGCCCGCAGCCGCTGTGGTCGGAGCATTCGCCCGACGACTGGTGGCAGGCCACCGAGCGCGCTGCCGCACGCCTGCGCGCTGGGCATCCGCAGGCCTGGGCCGCCATCCGCGCCATCGGCCTGTCGGGCCAGATGCACGGGGCCGTGCTGATGGACGCCGACGACCAGGTGCTGCGCCCGGCCATCCTGTGGAACGACGGCCGCAGCCACGCCGAATGCGCCGAGCTCGAGCAGCGCGTGCCGGCCCTGCACGACGTGGCCGGCAATCTGGCCATGCCCGGCTTCACCGCGCCCAAGCTGCTGTGGCTGCGCAAGCACGAGCCGGCGCTGTTTGCGCGGGTGCGCAGCGTGCTGCTGCCCAAGGACTGGCTGCGCTGGCGCCTGTCGGGCGACAAGGTCTCGGAGCCGTCCGACGCCGCCGGCACGCTGTGGCTGGACGTGGCCGCGCGCGACTGGAGCGACGGCCTGCTCGCCGCCTGCGGCCTCAGCCGCACGCAGTTGCCGCGCCTGGTGGAAAGCAACGAGGCCAGCGCCCGCCTGGCCGCGCCGCTGGCCCGGGCCTGGGGCCTGGGCGACACGGTGACGATTGCCGGCGGCGCCGGCGACAACGCTGCCAGCGCCATCGGCATCGGCGCGGTGGCGCCGGGCGATGGCTTCATCTCGCTGGGCACCTCGGGCGTGCTGTTCGTGGTCAACGACCGCTACCGCCCCAACCCGCAATCGGCCGTGCACGCCTTCTGCCACGCACTGCCGCAGCGCTGGCACCAGATGAGCGTGATGCTCTCGGCCGCCAGCTGCCTGAGCTGGTTCGTGCGCCTGAGCGGCGCGGCCGACGAGGCCACGCTGCTGGCCGAGGTGGCCGAGCTGCCGCCCGAGGCGCTGGACGCCGCACCGACCTTCCTGCCCTATCTGGCGGGCGAGCGCACGCCGCACAACGACCCCTTTGCCAGCGGCTTGTTCTTCGGCCTCACGCACCAGAGCTCGCGCGCGCTGTGCGCCTATGCCGTGCTGGAAGGCGTGGCCTTCGGCCTGGCCGATGGCCTGGCCGCCCTGCAGCGCGCCGGCACCGAGGTGAGCCAGCTGTCGCTGGTGGGTGGCGGCGCGCGCAGCCCGCTGTGGGCGCAGCTGATCGCCGACGCGCTGCAGGTCGACATCGTGCGCCACGACGGCAGCGAAGCCGGTGGCGCGCTGGGCGCCGCGCGCCTGGGCTGGCTGGCCGATGGCGGTGATCTGGCCCGGGTGTGCACCCGCCCGCCCGAACTGGCCCGCCACCGCCCCGACAGCGCCCGCCACGCCCGGCTGCAACCGCGGCTGCAGCGGTTTCGCGAGCTGTACCAGCGGCTGCAGCCGCTGACCTGTCCGATCCCGCGGCACTGA
- the xylA gene encoding xylose isomerase, which translates to MTTRFFDHIAPITYRGPDSQEPLAFRHYQPERMVLGKPMAEQLRFAVCYWHSFCWPGTDPFGLPTFDRPWFQGGSAIEQALAKAEAAFDFFSKLGAPYYCFHDRDVAPEGDSPRDSRNHLLRLVDALGEHQQRTGMKLLWGTANLFSHRRFMGGAATNPDPAIFALAALQVRDAMDATLRLGGENYVLWGGREGYETLLNTRLGQELDQLGRFLNMVVEYKHKIGFQGAILIEPKPREPTKHQYDFDVAGVYGFLARHGLEKEVKVNIETNHATLSGHSFEHEIATAAALGILGSIDMNRGDAQLGWDTDQFPNNLPEVALALYHIVQAGGLGQGGLNFDAKVRRQSIDAEDLFHGHVGAMDLCARALLVAEAMVLDGRLQAALDARYAGWDTPAGRDILAGRRTLDQLAEQVLAGNTDTAPASGRQEALENLVNRFCGL; encoded by the coding sequence ATGACGACACGCTTTTTCGACCACATCGCCCCCATCACCTACCGTGGCCCCGACAGCCAGGAGCCGCTGGCCTTTCGCCACTACCAGCCCGAGCGCATGGTGCTGGGCAAACCCATGGCCGAGCAGCTGCGCTTTGCCGTGTGCTACTGGCACAGCTTCTGCTGGCCGGGCACCGATCCGTTCGGCCTGCCCACCTTCGACCGGCCGTGGTTCCAGGGCGGCTCGGCCATCGAGCAGGCGTTGGCCAAGGCCGAGGCGGCGTTCGATTTCTTCAGCAAGCTGGGCGCGCCGTACTACTGCTTTCATGACCGCGACGTGGCGCCCGAGGGCGACAGCCCGCGCGACAGCCGCAACCACCTGCTGCGCCTGGTGGACGCGCTGGGCGAGCACCAGCAGCGCACCGGCATGAAGCTGCTGTGGGGCACGGCCAACCTGTTCAGCCACCGGCGCTTCATGGGCGGTGCGGCCACCAACCCCGACCCCGCCATCTTTGCGCTGGCCGCGCTGCAGGTGCGCGACGCGATGGACGCCACGCTGCGCCTGGGCGGCGAGAACTATGTGCTGTGGGGCGGCCGCGAGGGCTACGAGACCCTGCTCAACACCAGGCTCGGGCAGGAGCTCGACCAGCTCGGCCGCTTTCTGAACATGGTGGTCGAGTACAAGCACAAGATCGGCTTCCAGGGCGCCATCCTGATCGAGCCCAAGCCGCGCGAGCCCACCAAGCACCAGTACGACTTCGACGTGGCCGGGGTCTACGGCTTTCTCGCCCGGCACGGCCTCGAGAAGGAGGTCAAGGTCAACATCGAGACCAACCACGCCACGCTGTCGGGCCACAGCTTCGAGCACGAGATCGCCACCGCCGCGGCGCTGGGCATCCTGGGCAGCATCGACATGAACCGCGGCGACGCCCAGCTCGGCTGGGACACCGACCAGTTCCCCAACAACCTGCCCGAGGTGGCGCTGGCCCTGTACCACATCGTGCAGGCCGGCGGCCTGGGGCAGGGCGGCCTGAACTTCGACGCCAAGGTGCGCCGCCAGTCGATTGACGCCGAGGACCTGTTCCACGGCCATGTGGGCGCGATGGACCTGTGCGCCCGCGCCCTGCTAGTGGCCGAAGCCATGGTGCTCGACGGGCGCCTGCAGGCCGCGCTGGATGCGCGCTATGCCGGCTGGGACACGCCGGCCGGCCGCGACATCCTGGCCGGCCGCCGCACGCTGGACCAGCTGGCCGAGCAGGTGCTGGCCGGCAACACCGACACCGCGCCGGCATCCGGTCGCCAGGAAGCCCTGGAGAACCTGGTCAACCGCTTCTGCGGCCTTTGA